The genomic window ACCAAGTGCTTCCTGTCTTCCTTTATCCCAAAGTCCCTGCATGGTCACAGAAGTGTCTCTTCATATCAAAGCAGAACGAAGCAGTTTCAGCTCTTAGTTCTCTTGCATTTTACACTGAAATTAAACAGCCAGACAGCTGCCCACAAACTTTGGAACTGTGCTTGGAAGACATCCACCAACTTCATACCTTGAACTGGTTGATAAAAGGGGCTATATTAAACCCAAGAGTTGGTTCTGTTCCTTGAACAGCGCTCTCCAGTAATAGAGACTGTGATTCTACAAGCATCCCATATACCAACACGTACTGTGGGAATATCTTCCCTCCGCTGTGAAGTAaacatctgtaaaatgaaagagaTGACACTTCTAAAGCATATCATTcaacaggaaggaaagaacaTTACCTATATTGAATAAAGAGACACCAGCTCCTCCACTAAAGTCAAGCACTCATGAACATTTGAGTTTGATCCATCTGACCCGACAGCTGTActacacaaaagaaagaaaacttgtcACATAATATTGAACTACAGGACTAAGCAATCTTTCCTCAGTGACAGTATTAGAAACAGTGATATCTCAAGATGAAGGTGGCTGGAGTTATTCATAGCACCAGCACCTAATTCTGAAGGACTGGCAGAACTGCTTAATAAGCCTTTAAGTCAGCAAGTACTTACTGCTGGGGCACAGGTTCAGGAGTGtacacacaggaaaacaaagtctGGTTGGCATCTAAGTCAAcctggagtgtttttttttttttactgaagttAACAGCAATACAAGAgacagcctttttttccccataccaAAAAAACACCTGAGGCTGGTTTCTTGCTACAGAGCACCATATTTCTGAGAACAGCAACGTGACAGATGCTTTCATTCATTGTATCAAACATCTCCAATTCGATACAGACTATTTTAAGGCTCCTTTTCTTCTAGCAGGCACCTCTGCATAAGAATTTGGCAGCTAAGTAGTACACCATATGTGTTTTCCTCCTTGGCTACTTGTAATACAGATTCAAATTGGTTGGCATGAAAAGtcaagagtaatttttttttttttttttacagcaataGTCTTGCAAATCATCCAAAGATTTATCCAAAAGTTGCAAAGTCACAAACATAAATCCTCTGAAATATCCTGCAGTCACTATGAATGGAGATTGAATGGAGATGAAGATTCCCTAGTGCCACAAGGGGCAAACAAACCCATTTCATCActacacacacacgcacacacacgcgcgcacacacacacacacacacacacacacacgtccTTTCTCTTGTTCTGCAGTCCCTCCCACCCCTTCCTGCAGATTACAGCTAGACAGCTAGCTCTGTTGATGCCTCCCTGGCTGTTCTAACCCTGCGAGTTTGTCTTTCAGCAGTACCAGTTTGTGTCAACAACAGCAAGACATGCACATGAATctgggtgtgtttttttaaaccttgaGCTAAAAGCTACCTCATTTATTTAGCGACACGACACACCTAGCCCAAATCACATTCTTccatacaaaaaataaagcagtctAAAAAAAGTGGTATCTTTAAGAAGTGTGAAGATCTATGTATACAACGGTCAGACACCAGGAGTAAATTTGCCAGAGGTGTCTTCAAAGTGAATTCAGTCTGTTCAGATAACAAGCTTTTCTGACTCTACAGAAGCAGCATCACAGTAACTTTGTAGTTAGAAGGAGCACTTTTGGAAGTCTTCAGATAGTTACAGATTCCTGAAAATACTTTTGTCCATTTATACTGTACCTGGATATTGCAGCCTTTTCCATCACCTCCTGCTGGATTAAGCCAGATGTCTCTATAACatccaaaataataatactcCACAATTTGTCTGATTTGGGTCTCTGTAGTACCACATTTTCATCTTCTAAATGGCTAAGCCAAAATTCTAATGTTTCCTTGGGGAAATGATTAGCTTCTGAAATTATATTAAGGACTGCCTGATGCTGTTCCTTCTCAACAGAACTGTAGGCTTTAACTGGTCCCAGTTTGCCAGCTATGATTGGGAGGATGGAGAAGCCTTCAGATACATCTAATATGTACAAAGGATCAGGAACCACATCTACGGAGCTCTTGTTTTGATCTTCTTGGAGGTTCACCCCACTGCCGTGTCCATCAACATCCATGGACTGCAAGTCCTTACTTGGATTTAAGGATGACAGAACCTTGCCCATGGCAGCTTTAAAGCATCTGTGGTACGGTGCATTGTTCAGCAGAGCTATTTCCGTAGATTCCAACACGCATACTTGACCTTCGCCATCCTGTTTGCTAGTTGTCTGAAGACTAGCCAGAGCATTACATAATTCAGCCTCATTGCCCAAACTCAGCGTGTCATCTCCGTCACTGCAGTCCATCCCACACTCTGAagttgaaaaagaaatcttctgGATCTTCAAGTAGCAATCTTGGCAGCAAACTTCCATCATCACTGTGTCCCCAGCCTTCACAGAAAAATCTTggcaaaacagcacaaaaaggcATGTCAATTACTTTACAGCAAACATTATCACTGGAGCAGCCATACAGCACTCTAAAAAACATAAAGAAGCAAAgcattatcttttttattagtTGTTACTACTGTATACAAAAGAATTATTCTAGTTGCATTTCTTAGTCTTTGGAGAGATACAGCACAAAGCAGCTCAGGTACGCAACATCCTGTAGGCTGGAACCAGCAGTCTTCTGAGGAGGGTTTCCTCCTAACCTCAGTAGCCCACCAACTGAAATTTGCTCTGCTGTTAGTATTTGCCTTCAACATAAGACAAATCTCAAAACAAGCCTTTCCATGATAAACAGGTATTATAGGTATTACTGTAAATGTTCTGTCAACAGCAGAgctaaacaaaaccagaagaaaatacttcGGCTTTAAGgtgttaaatattaatatttacattttaatacttCCTGTAGACAAACCTGAATTTGTATTTACATAAAGAACAATAGCTATGGTTTAGAAAAGGTGAGACtacatgtgaaataaaatataaaataaactggAGCATTTCAGAGCACAATTCAAGACTGCCTTTGGAtactgtgtttgttttaagaaaggAGAAGTTCTGGTACAGACCAgaattccaaaacaaaatagcTACAGTTTGACAAGTATTTCTTTCAACAGCAACACAGGCTAAAATATTCTCCTCCTTCTGTAATTTCAACTGAACTAGTCTATGACACAGCTGCCTCTACTGTCTATCAAAACATAGAAGTGAATGGAAAACAGGTGGACAGAGAATAGAGGCTGCTACAAATGACACTAGCACAGGACCCCACAGAACAGCTGGGTCCAATGAAGTTACACCCAAAATGAATGTGAGGGGTGTTCAGTTGTCTTTTTGTAGCACAAATAGGGAGCAATTACTACCTCACCTCCCTTTCGTATGTCACATCCAGACTATATAAAGCCAGTCAGCAACCTTACTTTTTGGAATTGCTTCAAAAACCATTTgattcagcacagaaaaaaagtaaaatgtgtttgttctcTCAGACCTGGCCCCTGATCTACTTCACCACAGTCCCACAGGCAagacctgctgcagcagctgcacactGCAGTCCTGAAACTTGGTCAGGAACCACCTCACAGCTACTTGTCATTGACCTTCTAATCTAATTACTGCTATTTCCTAGGCTCTGAGATAAAGTGCTTAGCTCaagaacaaaatgaagacaAGTTAATGTACTGCAACAAGAAAATCTACAGGACTTACCAGAGAGGCCCTGCACAGGATAGACTGCTTGTTCCCAACAAGTTTCCTCACTGGGACTCGTAGATAGAGCATGCTCGTCATCAAGCTGTAGGACAAACCACACCACAACAGCATCTAGCGTTCCTCCTTCAGTGACTGGCTGGCTGAGCTTCCACGGCTTCCTACCTGCAAGGCTCTTCAGCTCCTGACcagaacagaaagaggaaaaagtgtgagaaagtTCCTTTCCATGCATCAAAAATGGTTTCGCTGTAGTCATTACTAAGTTGCTCAAATTGCTGTACCAACCCATGAGGGCACCCAACAGAAACCCTGAGTTAACAAGCTACTACAATACCAATTTTCAGTATCAGTACTCATAAGGGTTCTCTTCGCACAGCAAAGCAAAGTTATTGGCACACAGCCAATACTTGCATTCATTAGTGATTAACGTACACACACCCACATCTAAGAATGTATGTATTTAGAAGCCGGGAACTGCAAGAAAAGAGTTTGGTTGGCAAAGCTTGCCTTATGAGAAATAAGGGAGTGTCTCTTACACTGGACTCCAGCCAATGCTTAGACACATACTTCACTTAAAACCTGCATTTAAATTTAATCAGTTCCAGAAATACTGTATGTAAGCACTGAGTTCACTCAGCAGTTCAGCATTATCATTACAAAAAAACAAGTCAAGCATCTTTGAGGATGCTTTGCTCTCCACTATCTAGGCTATTGCCTTTGTGTAAAAACCTTGGGTTTACACAGTTTTACTATTGGAAAGTACTAGGATCTTCCATAAAGGGACCAGGTTCTCAATTCTCTAATACTTcctaaatagttttaaatatgtAACAGGAATTAAGTCATCTTTCATGCACACTTCCTTTTCCCCAGTAACTACCTCCTACTATCAACACTGCCAAACACAGAAAGCCCAGCTCTGATGTCTTAAGACAGTTCTGGCACAGTAACAGGCTATCGATCACAACAGACCAAAGATCCTCTTAGTCACAACCATTATGCTTACTAACATCACAGCATAAAAATTTATTGGCTTCCTGAATTGCTCGTGTCAACACTTGTGCTCTCTAAATTAGTCTtaggaaaaaacacaaagtaatAGAAAAAGTTCCACTCCAAGAACATAACTAGCTCTCATATGCtgctttttctacttttccttttttattcttggCCTGTGTTCTCCAGGAGTTGGTTTACCTCTCATCTCACAACTGGGAGATGGCTGAACAATGCACACAAAGTTACAGGACACTAATGAAGTTCAGGATGAGATctcacttcttaaaaaaaaaaaaaagtgctttgttgGCAACAGCTCAGTTCCTTTAGGGCCTGAAACGAACAATCAGCTGCAATTACCAGCTGTTAAGGTAAACAATCACTTCCACTCCCAGTGGCACTGATCTGCTGCCAGCAAACAGTACCTGGGCTAGGTGAAAATGTCTTCAGCCTACAATTATAGCCACAACTCATTCCTCTGCCTGGGAGGAACCAAGCTGGTGCTGTTAAGAACAGCAGTAATAAAGTAATTGGCACAAGTCAgctgcctttttattattttgacttGTTATAATTACTTCTCTGATCTTTACTGGTATCTTTGAAGCATCCTATAAAACACAGTACAACAGTATTTCTCAAACTGAGTTAAGTCTTTATCTCAGTTCTCTCAAATAGTAGTTAATACAAGCAGAATAAATGTAACGTTCCTTCCTGTTGTTTAAAAGCTAAGTTTATAAAAAGTATCTTTGAATTTACCTTACTAGTGCTAAGTGATTTTAGATCTAAACTTGCATCTTTAGTCTGCtactgctgctgagcacagtgcacttttaaaaaaattcccaCATGAGCACAACaggtttgcttgctttttttttttttttttaaaagccacaCTGTTAAACATCAGGAGTGGCcactacagagaaaaataccaCTGGAAAGTAACTGACTGCTGTTGAAATGGCCACACTTGCCCAGtgacaaaaataacagcaaatagTAACTAATTATTCCAAATAACTTAATTGCACTTCTTCCCTACACCTCTACTTACATCTTTACCATTTCAGAACAGCATGACTTCATTTAGGGTAACACAAAATTTCAGTGGAGGAATTATGAACTATGGTTTACAGAGTTCTTTTTATCTTTACAAGTCCGCCAGCAGACAGAGGCTTAAGAGTAGTCATCTCTCAGATGTAACAGTTTCTTATTGATGCTAGAAGCAGAAGCAACATCAGGTCACAGAAATTGCTCCCAGTAGTATTCTGTAGAGACCtgtcttatttcatttttaacttcagGATGTCAGAGAAGCCAACTAGGAAAAGCTATTGATTCAGAACACTGCAATTCCTGGCCAAGCAGTAGCcaagaataatttcatttatataaCAACCTATTTTAAGCTCTGACTCACCACTTCAATGCAAACTCTTTACCATGGGTCAATGAGCAAGAAGCACACTCACCAGagatcagatttattttttagcatgCTCAGCTGTGAGCAGCTGAGGTCTTTACCTTACATTTCAGGCCTATTTGTTGTACGCAAAGATATTCTAAGCAAAATGCACATAAAAAGCCTACTGTGTTTTTACAAAGCTCTATTACAGAAATACCATAAGATACAGCCCATAgggttctgaagggcagaatCAAACTGATTAAATGGGATATGGTAACTTCTTTACATCCCCTACCATTTACATTGACCCAAACACTTAGAGATGTTTTGGTacaagatgtaaaaaaaaaaaattcttttgtcTTGAAGATTTCTTTGATGACTCCTCTAACTTTAGAGGAATTAATGGAGTCAGCTCCATGATTACATAAACCATGTAGGACAGGTCTACTGcgtttttcctccccttttctACACTGATGCTGATGGCTGCTTGATCCAAAGGTGAGCTGGTTTAGTGAACTAAACTACATCAAAAGAACCCACTGCCTTCAAAAGAAGGAAGACTGTCATCCGATGAATCATATTGTCACCACAATGAGACACATGCCAATTTATAAATAGGTTAGctttaaaacatgtaaaaaaaaatcattacctGCAAATTGTTGAAATCCACTGTCATTACTTGGAAGGGTTCTGTAAGAGGTTTGTAGCCTCCAGGAATTCGACTGAGCTTCTCAGTGGTGTAAGGTTCAACAGTTTCCTCTGAACCAGCAAAAGCATATGTTGGACTGAAGAACTGCACTGAATTTGGCAAAAGTACACCAGCGACTTCTTGTGTTTCCACTCTGGGGTGGGGGAAGAATGAAATTTGATATAATTTGACAAATAAATCCTTCCAAGGCAGGCTATGTGTTTTTAAAGGCAGAGCAGAAGAATAAAACAAGAACTTAACATTCCCCTAGAATATTGATTTACTGTTATATGTTATGACTCCTGGAAGACAGCTAGTTCAAACTTGAAAAAACAACATGCAGTACACTAGCTTCTTAACAGTCTTGTGGGATATTTAAATACATCTTCAAACAAAGCTTGAGTCTTCTCAGAAGTTTATCAGGTCATTTGTTCTTCTGGAAGTAAATGTATTTCACATCAATCTGAAACAATTGctttaaagagagaaataatttcaagagaaaaagaaggctaatcagaaaaaaatacatcagtagAGTCAGATCTTACAGTGATTCTAGAAAACAAGTAATGGGTACAACCAGCATCAGCTATActgaagaaataatgtttttttaaagtaataaagtTACAGTAAGAGGTAACCCAGTAAGAAAGTTTTTGTGAAGTTGGCTTAAATgcagtgaaaacagaattaaaagaaagatgGTACTATATGTCTAGAATTTCAGCATATTCTAGGAGAAAACCCTAAAAATAATCAGAGCACAAGAAATGCAGCCTAACTAAAATCATCACTAAAACAGAATTAGTGAGCAATAGAGTACAAGGCAAATATCAGTGCCAGAAACAGACGCACAACTCATCTGCAAGATTATCaacaattaaaagcaaaagctgaTTTAATATCTGAGCAAGAGACAGTGTTTGCTTACTAGATTAAATATACTCTTGAgcatacttcagaaaaaaatctcaagtaCTCATAGACCTCTGTGCTCTATAACTAGTTAGAACCACTCAGGGAAGAAAATTAAGTCATGAGGACAAGCTCTAAGAGAAGTTGTATTAATGGAATAACAAGATAAGAAATACTGTGCTAGGTGATATAAGAACAATGAGGAAAGATGCTTTCACAACACTATTTCATCAAGCATCTTGCTCAGAAAGAACATCctaaaaaaacacagttttgatGCAGACCGTGAAGGTACCTGGGGAAACGTGGAAACGTACATCAGAAGGATCCAAAGACATCTGAATAGCTTAAATTTGAGACAAGGTGAAGTGCTTTACGTGAAGCTTAACAGCACTTGTTAGGGGTATTGGCTTAAGACCACTATAGCTATTGGAGTAAAAAAGGGATCTTAACCTAGAAGGCAGAAAATTTAGAAGTGACTTATCTTCTCAGCATATAATTAATCTGTAGAAGTCATTTCAGCTCTGCTAACCATCTGACCTTAAACTACACTATTAGGATGGACTGTTAATTACACAATCCAAAACTACAGTAGATTAAGTTtcatcctgtttatatttcgGGAGAAACAGTCATTATCTTTCAATACAAAAGACATTTTAGGAGTAATTAGTTATTCACCATTTACAAGAAGGTTCTTCTACGGCCATCTGCTATGGGAACTTCTGCCCCTTACTGGCTACTGTCCAGGTGTACTGCATTGGAAAAGTCACTGATGTGGCCTAGCTGTTCTCCTGTTCCAATACGGGAAAACAGCTGTATAagtcagtgtttttgtttgttggtttttttttttttgtctgtaataaGAGTAATACTAAACAAATTGCATCAAGTCAAAACCTCTTACAGAGAGTCTCCATACAGTAATATTGTTTTAGATTATAAAAAcaactataaaaaataattgatacACAGCCAGAACTGATTCCTACAAAGAAACGTGACAGTATGTTAGTTCAGTATTAGGAAAGCCACATACTCAGAAGGATAAGGCTAGGTGGGGTTATTAACACTATGCCTTTACAAGATCCTGTCCACACCTTTTGAAAGCATTAGATCCAGCAGTAAGGTATGGAGCAGATTAAAAGGAAGGTACAATAAGGATAAAGGCCAACTGTTAATCCAATAATCTTCAATATAGAAACTGAGAAGTAGTTTTACTACTAAGGAATTATGTTTCTTTAGGATGTGGTAAAGGCATGTATTTCAGCATCACTGAAAGTCAAGAGTTTCTAATTAAGTGATCCAGGAAATCCAaacaggaaggaggaaaaaaaaaaaggagcctaGAGAAGCATTGAGAAGAGTGGGAACAAACCACAATGAGACAAAAAGCTGTTCAAAATGTAAGGAGAACAATAAATGGAAAGTCTTCAGTAAATCATGAGGCCTTTCTCCAGATAAGAAAATATGGGTCCAAGCTGTGCCAGATTTTAAACATACCTGTGATGTCTACGTATCTCTTTGCATTCCACTGCCATCCCAAATATTGTTGCACTTGAAGGAATAACTCTGCCACAGTCTTCAGTACTGCCATCTTGATTTTTAGCCTGTAACTTGAATAACATGCAGTAAGACCTATTTATATAATTACTACCAAGCCTAGTTTATGCCAGGATTACAGTCAAAACATCAGGAAGTTCAGTGACTGGGTAAAATCTCCGGTCTCTTTCATTCAGACAAGCATTAAGCTTGTTTCTTACATGTGTATTTTAGTACATCCACACCAACATCTTTACTTTTCAGTCTACTTCCCCATGTAACTCtgaattatgttttaaattgtGTTCTATTAGAGTATACTGAAATATctgagtgactttttttttttacatgcatcATTCCAGCACTTAACACTAGAGGTCATCAGTTTCAGTTCAACAGAATACATAGGTTTCCAGCCAGGTAAGACTCATTAAATTCTTATTATTTGGAATCAAAGCAGcatccaaacaaacaacaacaaaaaatccttgTATTTCATAAGGCCTAACAAAAGTTACAGTAATATGACAGAACTTTGTTTGGGTTAACATACACCAgctaaaagacaaaatatgaaGAGATTTGTTTGGTGTTCCAAGAAAGATCaaaattagcaaaaataaagagCATATGGCATATTTATATGATGAGCAACTCTTCCCTAGTGTTATGATGAGAAGAATTCCTATTGTAATTTAGCACTTTTTTGCTTAACCTAGCATGAGTTCCTGCTAGCTAGCTGACAtctcaaaaaataaagtgaCTAGGTTGCAGAGTTGCAGGGAATTTGTACCTTTTTGCATATACATACCAACCCCTTTGATGTTACttacaaggaggaaaaaaaatgaacagtgaTCAAGAGCAATCTCTGTATGCTGCTCTTGAAAGGCTGCACCAGGGAAACATGCATTCAAGTACCTGTCTACTCAGAACAGCAGCTCACAGAAGTATAGTGCATGCAGCTCTCACTTTTCAGTGAAGTTCATAGAACCAAACCCTAGAACATTAGTTCTTAAAATTAACAGGTATGAAATATTCACAGAACAGTGATTCCTCATGCGTGTGAATGTGCACACAAATGCATTTGTGAATATATACTGAATGCgaacagaaatagaaatcaCATTGCCATGTACCTACATCACCTACCTTTGGCTGTAAAAGTAGATGTTCCCAAGCATGTATCAAGCTCTCCACAATCCCTTCTCCAAATAAGCCAGCATCAACAGTTTCTGTAACCACTAAGGAAACTctaaacaggagaaaaagacacCATGAAATACGCATATTATGGATATCCATTCACAgttattcttttaaagaaaaaaatgaatggcCGCTCCAATCTGAGATCAAAGCACAACTTCTGCAAGTGTTCTGTGGTCTCAATACAGATGGACAACTAATTTCTTCTAACAAATTAATCAAAATGTGGGTAAGAGATAGATATATCAAGCAAGAATTTACCATAAAGTTTCTTGGTcagtgtttattaaaaaaagaagagataagAGTAAATAGATATTATAGATAAGAATCTAACCCAAATAAGATGTTTTAGCCTGAGACACAGACAGTGATGCTGCAGaatgtttattttgtcttcacCTTGTGCAAGAGTATATATCCATGTGTGCACGTGTTATAGATTTTTAGCATTTCTATTCAAagtgcaataaaataaatctatacaGACTAATGAATGCAAAAGTCCTAAATATCCTCtggatttaaactaaaaagtgAATGACATAAAGCATTTCCAGTAGAGTAACAAATTACTCCTGACAAGTGACACCCGTAACTTATCAGATACACTAAAGAGGATGCATATAGGCAGTTACCACAACGCAGCTGACACAACTAGACAAGGCTTAACTAGCATGCTCACCTATAGCAGCTTTACTATTTCGCATTGTAGAGGCTGTACTACCACCACAAATACAATATTCAATGTTAGTAGTGGGAAGTGAAACAAACCATTTCCTTCCTGTATGTTTAATCTGCACCCCTAGTAGTGGTGAGCTGAAACAATAAACCAGTGTCTTGCATAtgccaaaaacaaaaatcccctaGGATTTCCACCTGCTAAAAATTTGCAGATCTTCCTGAAGAACTCTTTTTGAATGGGATAGTGAGCAAAAAGGAGAATATCCTAAGCAGCCTGAATCACATATAATGATCAGCATACTGATGGATCAAGTTTTAATTTGCCAGAAGACATTCTAAACTGACAACTTAAAATCATGGAAAGAAACCACAAGGATCACCAAATCCAGTTCCTGGGTCCATAcaagaccacccaaaaatcaaaacctatgtctgagagcactgtccaaacgcttcttgaactgtgctaggctcagtgctgtgaccactgctcTGGGGAGCCTATAGCCCTTATTTTGCTTTAGAATACATTATTTAACACTGAAGAAAGTCAGCTATTCAGTTTTCTAAAGCACACACAGATCTCTGCTATACGAGACAGGTGGGAAGACATAGGTATTCAAAAATAGcacaacacaaacacaaaagccTATTCTCTCAGGACAAGTTGCACTCTTCCACTGAGTTTTACTCCAGCACCTAAAGCTACTCTCAATGCCATTTGGATCTATCCCATGGCAGGGCGCTGACATGCAGTTAGCCCACCCACCATCAACACTCCACATTTAAACCATCAGGAACCTGCACACATCACATTGTATTTTCTTCGCTTCAAAAACACAGCATCACTTTCTGTAGTGACTAGATGGGAGAGGAAGTTTTTCCCCTCACTCCTTCAAAGCAAGAGACTGACACACTGCATTTCTGATCTCTCTGACAAATGCAGGGGTTAACATGGAGCTGCAGGGGTGTGGTACATCCCAGGAACAGCCTTCCTTTGTAGGTCCTATCACATACCTCCATCCTATTCAccagctgcagaaaacaagtCGTAAGTGCATCAAATGATTACTTCCACTGTGTAGTAACCtagcttattttttcttcttgctgcagTGTAATTGCATATGCCCCAAAGCTACCACCAAACCATTAACCTCCTTAATTTGTGAGATCATTGATTTACCATAGAAATTCATGTGATCTCAAAAACATCATCAATTTTTGCACTGCTCTATAAAAACCATAAAACCTTCCTGACATTAGCTATGATTAAGTACCACTGACAaagttatttcctgttttagGTCAGAGTACATTTTCTTGAATTAGgagcaaaatttaaaataccaCAGCAGAGCACAATAACTTACCTTTCAGGTATGTGCTTTGGAATTTCTATATCAAGTGACTTCAAATGCAGAAGCTTGATCTCTCTTTCCATATTATTTGCTGCCACCACATCACAGGCAAGTTCATACATGGTTTTTGATAATTCGCAGGCGTAGACAGAagatgctcctgccttttttgcaaacatactgaaaaaaagaatcagagcTTTTTCCCCCTCCGATTTAAATCTTGTCAAGTATGGAAAGATACTGAGtcttctgaagttcagtttACACTGCTGATTCATACTCAAAGGGCTAAACGTTTTTCATTAAGTGAACTAGTTTCTTCTGTAAACACTGATGCCACACTAATTGTTATCCTGTTGATATGCTACCAACAACAATAGTATAGCTAGGGAGTATACTGCTAAGCCCATTCTTTACAGTACAGCATTTTCATTAAGCAACTTCTGCCAAATAAGTACTACACTCAGTATTTTAGGACAGAATACTTGACACTAAAATTCCAAATCCAACATGAATTCTCCAATACATACAGCAATTCTTAGCATTAAAAGGAAACAAGGTCCTCCCAATAAATCAAATTGATTCAATTTTGGTTCCAAAAATACACTTAGACAATAACCTCAAGACTCAATGACTTctgaaagctttgttttgtttgttaagcTTTGTCTCAACAAAGCATGAAAGTCTTTTTCAGAAGCACACAATTTAGACAGATGTTTCCATTAAGTTCACATTAAACACGTACTTATGACATACCTCAATATTCCTGTTCCTGTACCAATATCAAGGACAGACTTGCACCCTGAGCGGACAGCATTCTCTATTGCTTTTAGATAAGTAAGATTCCTCTTGGCATCATTGAGCATGATGAAGTGCCAACGTTCC from Anas acuta chromosome 4, bAnaAcu1.1, whole genome shotgun sequence includes these protein-coding regions:
- the PRMT9 gene encoding protein arginine N-methyltransferase 9 isoform X1, coding for MPNSNAKLRRSPRGGQEAGRRELVSRSLQSAEHCLEDQDYGTAYAHYLLVLNLAPELKTNVKETFQFTLFKWAEELDSLARIQDLFNCYEQALELYPNDEVICNSMGEHLFRMGFRDEAAGYFHKAVKLNPDFADAKENFYRVANWLVERWHFIMLNDAKRNLTYLKAIENAVRSGCKSVLDIGTGTGILSMFAKKAGASSVYACELSKTMYELACDVVAANNMEREIKLLHLKSLDIEIPKHIPERVSLVVTETVDAGLFGEGIVESLIHAWEHLLLQPKLQAKNQDGSTEDCGRVIPSSATIFGMAVECKEIRRHHRVETQEVAGVLLPNSVQFFSPTYAFAGSEETVEPYTTEKLSRIPGGYKPLTEPFQVMTVDFNNLQELKSLAGRKPWKLSQPVTEGGTLDAVVVWFVLQLDDEHALSTSPSEETCWEQAVYPVQGLSDFSVKAGDTVMMEVCCQDCYLKIQKISFSTSECGMDCSDGDDTLSLGNEAELCNALASLQTTSKQDGEGQVCVLESTEIALLNNAPYHRCFKAAMGKVLSSLNPSKDLQSMDVDGHGSGVNLQEDQNKSSVDVVPDPLYILDVSEGFSILPIIAGKLGPVKAYSSVEKEQHQAVLNIISEANHFPKETLEFWLSHLEDENVVLQRPKSDKLWSIIILDVIETSGLIQQEVMEKAAISRCLLHSGGKIFPQYVLVYGMLVESQSLLLESAVQGTEPTLGFNIAPFINQFKVPVRVYLDLSTLPCVPLSKPAELLRLDLMNPLLNSSSREVKVQICKSGQVTAIPFWYHLHLDEEHSLNTSDEFSHWKQAAVVLDEPIQVQIGDELVLEVQHHKSNISITVKQGRMPCVN
- the PRMT9 gene encoding protein arginine N-methyltransferase 9 isoform X2, which produces MPNSNAKLRRSPRGGQEAGRRELVSRSLQSAEHCLEDQDYGTAYAHYLLVLNLAPELKTNVKETFQFTLFKWAEELDSLARIQDLFNCYEQALELYPNDEVICNSMGEHLFRMGFRDEAAGYFHKAVKLNPDFADAKENFYRVANWLVERWHFIMLNDAKRNLTYLKAIENAVRSGCKSVLDIGTGTGILSMFAKKAGASSVYACELSKTMYELACDVVAANNMEREIKLLHLKSLDIEIPKHIPERVSLVVTETVDAGLFGEGIVESLIHAWEHLLLQPKAKNQDGSTEDCGRVIPSSATIFGMAVECKEIRRHHRVETQEVAGVLLPNSVQFFSPTYAFAGSEETVEPYTTEKLSRIPGGYKPLTEPFQVMTVDFNNLQELKSLAGRKPWKLSQPVTEGGTLDAVVVWFVLQLDDEHALSTSPSEETCWEQAVYPVQGLSDFSVKAGDTVMMEVCCQDCYLKIQKISFSTSECGMDCSDGDDTLSLGNEAELCNALASLQTTSKQDGEGQVCVLESTEIALLNNAPYHRCFKAAMGKVLSSLNPSKDLQSMDVDGHGSGVNLQEDQNKSSVDVVPDPLYILDVSEGFSILPIIAGKLGPVKAYSSVEKEQHQAVLNIISEANHFPKETLEFWLSHLEDENVVLQRPKSDKLWSIIILDVIETSGLIQQEVMEKAAISRCLLHSGGKIFPQYVLVYGMLVESQSLLLESAVQGTEPTLGFNIAPFINQFKVPVRVYLDLSTLPCVPLSKPAELLRLDLMNPLLNSSSREVKVQICKSGQVTAIPFWYHLHLDEEHSLNTSDEFSHWKQAAVVLDEPIQVQIGDELVLEVQHHKSNISITVKQGRMPCVN